From a single Lolium rigidum isolate FL_2022 chromosome 7, APGP_CSIRO_Lrig_0.1, whole genome shotgun sequence genomic region:
- the LOC124679505 gene encoding RING-H2 finger protein ATL52-like, which produces MPRHHRRILFEYDDDHGACDPWAGCPSPPSPPPYTFPPTPTPSPSPSPSDWSFLITPPVPGCAPAPSPDRQPAAGRRNQWATNTYPPLPVPAPTGGGDGHHRRFVTNVLIAAAALAFLSLILFGVSVAVRRRQVRRRRRQALLAPAPAATTNDPEGGGGGGGGVVHHVWYIRTVGLDPAAIESIAATRYRAGAPGLLGKADCSVCLGEFADGELLRLLPKCGHAFHVPCIDTWLRAHVNCPLCRSDVIDTAATPAAIGVEADPVTDPVANANAAAEQLAAASDPTLEQEDEDNDQEASHVAEDQRDHQPSSPEPLPLPLPQPPCPLARNMRRAASMDAAMVSAAADVAALDRLPEAAPEGEQSDREKDLSTETPAPAAGPPRFFFSRHCRARSSVLPL; this is translated from the coding sequence ATGCCGCGCCACCACCGCCGGATCCTCTTCGAGTACGACGACGACCATGGCGCCTGCGACCCCTGGGCCGGCTGCCCCTCGCCTCCCTCCCCGCCTCCTTACACCTTCCCTCCAACCCCAACCCCGTCCCCCTCGCCCTCGCCTTCCGATTGGTCATTCCTGATCACCCCTCCCGTCCCGGGCTGCGCGCCGGCCCCGTCCCCCGATCGCCAGCCCGCCGCAGGCCGCAGAAACCAGTGGGCAACAAACACCTACCCTCCCTTGCCAGTCCCCGCCccgaccggcggcggcgacggccaccaccgccgcttcgTCACCAACGTCCTCATCGCCGCGGCGGCGCTCGCCTTCCTCTCCCTGATCCTCTTCGGCGTCTCGGTCGCCGTCCGCCGGCGGCAGgtacggcggcggcgcaggcagGCCCTCCTCGCCCCGGCGCCCGCCGCGACCACCAACGacccggagggcggcggcgggggcggcggaggCGTGGTGCACCACGTCTGGTACATCCGGACCGTCGGGCTCGACCCGGCCGCGATCGAGTCCATCGCCGCCACAAGGTACCGCGCGGGGGCGCCCGGGCTCCTCGGCAAGGCCGACTGCTCCGTCTGCCTCGGCGAGTTCGCAGATGGAGAGCTCCTCCGCCTGCTGCCCAAGTGCGGCCACGCGTTCCACGTCCCCTGCATCGACACTTGGCTCCGCGCCCACGTCAACTGCCCGCTCTGCCGCTCCGAcgtcatcgacaccgccgccacgcCCGCTGCTATTGGAGTCGAGGCCGATCCAGTAACTGATCCAGTTGCGAACGCCAACGCCGCAGCCGAGCAACTGGCTGCCGCGAGCGATCCAACGCTGGagcaggaagacgaggacaacgaccaAGAAGCATCGCACGTTGCAGAAGACCAGCGCGACCACCAACCCAGCTCGCCAGAGCCATTGCCATTGCCATTGCCGCAGCCCCCGTGCCCGCTCGCGCGAAACATGCGGCGCGCGGCTTCCATGGACGCGGCGATGGTCTCGGCCGCGGCGGACGTCGCGGCGTTGGATCGGCTGCCGGAGGCGGCCCCCGAAGGGGAGCAGAGCGACAGGGAGAAGGACCTGAGCACCGAGacgcccgcgcccgccgccggTCCCCCGAGGTTCTTCTTCTCGCGGCATTGCCGTGCTCGGAGCTCTGTGCTGCCCTTGTGA